The Theileria orientalis strain Shintoku DNA, chromosome 3, complete genome genome window below encodes:
- a CDS encoding uncharacterized protein (methyltransferase-related family protein): protein MTKKKKKNKFNWDKPDFKALKSYKESKNVISKRSKPKSSKKYSMSEIKNRLSGSRFRFLNEQLYSSESEEAWNMFKNDPSLFNIYHEGYQNQVSNWPYNPVLKVISWLKDNKRYKSIGDFGCGEALIARSVPDRKVHSFDLVATNEFVTACNMLKVPLEDDSLDVAVFCLSLMGKDWPLFIVEATRCLKLGGVLKIVEVTSRLINVKEFVKFINAYGYQANAYNYKKEDFFVTFEFILKTRHALNKSAFVEKSGLLSPCLYKSR, encoded by the exons atgacgaaaaagaagaaaaaaaataaatttaattggGATAAACCGGATTTTAAAGCACTTAAATCCTATAAAGAATCAAAAAATGTGATCTCTAAACGTTCCAAGCCCAAGTCGAGCAAAAAGTACTCAATGAGTGAAATCAAAAATAGATTATCTGGCAGTAGATTTCGTTTTTTGAACGAACAGTTGTACTCTAGTGAGAGCGAAGAGGCCTGgaatatgtttaaaaacgaTCCGAGCCTGTTTAACATA TATCACGAAGGGTACCAGAATCAGGTGTCAAATTGGCCATACAATCCAGTGTTGAAAGTAATATCATGGTTAAAGGATAACAAGCGTTATAAAAG TATAGGCGACTTTGGATGCGGAGAGGCGTTGATAGCAAGAAGTGTGCCGGATAG AAAAGTGCACTCCTTTGATCTCGTGGCAACAAACGAGTTTGTAACGGCCTGTAACATGTTAAAG GTGCCACTGGAAGATGATTCGTTGGACGTGGCTGTTTTCTGCTTGAGTCTAATGGGCAAAGATTGGCCCTTGTTCATAGTGGAGGCCACCCGTTGCCTAAAGCTCGG AGGCGTGCTAAAGATAGTGGAGGTCACGAGTCGACTTATTAACGTGAAGGAGTTCGTCAAATTCATAAACGCCTACGGATACCAAGCCAACGCCTACAACTACAAG AAGGAGGACTTCTTTGTGACCTTTGAATTTATTCTGAAGACTAGGCATGCCTTAAATAAAAGTGCATTTGTGGAAAAAAGCGGACTGCTAAGCCCGTGTTTATACAAGAGCAGGTGA
- a CDS encoding uncharacterized protein (elongation factor P, C-terminal domain containing protein), whose amino-acid sequence MKSPTKSSTHDLNEPDDVPQTQKNNLDSHERSSQVRPLNYYEKKEILRKILHDKNSELIKDLISKASPEELSRRRPKPRGERRLVATDDELIGSVSQDEGAETVEDTGYEEPTNINHVRAGHYVLHKNQVYTVSTTQHIAQARSKGHYKLKMKLLHTTKEMYFSFPDGCKMTVLTPRKVSCEYSHFDEDSNCYVFKSELSDISVPRGTNIASLKYLKPRLKVTISRWRDKILGVFVPFHIEYRVVQLNTGNYAATLDNGLVVLVPTYIKVNDHIEITTKACEFLRRTKIS is encoded by the coding sequence CTGAAATCGCCAACTAAATCTTCAACACACGATCTAAACGAGCCAGATGATGTGCcacaaacacaaaaaaacaatttagaCTCGCACGAACGTTCCTCCCAGGTGCGGCCGCTTAATTACTATGAAAAGAAGGAGATTCTTCGTAAGATTCTGCACGATAAAAACTCTGAGCTCATCAAGGACTTGATCTCGAAGGCTAGTCCCGAGGAACTCAGCCGTAGGAGGCCGAAGCCTCGCGGGGAGAGGAGGCTTGTAGCCACTGACGACGAGCTCATCGGCTCAGTCTCTCAGGACGAGGGCGCCGAGACCGTCGAGGACACCGGCTACGAGGAGCCGACGAATATCAACCACGTCAGGGCCGGACACTACGTTCTGCACAAGAACCAGGTTTACACCGTATCCACGACCCAGCACATTGCCCAGGCCAGGTCCAAGGGCCACTACAAGCTGAAGATGAAGCTCCTGCACACCACCAAGGAGATGTATTTCTCCTTCCCCGACGGCTGCAAAATGACAGTTCTGACCCCGAGGAAGGTCAGCTGCGAGTACAGCCACTTTGACGAGGACAGCAACTGCTACGTCTTCAAGTCCGAGCTCAGCGACATCAGCGTGCCCAGGGGCACCAACATTGCGAGCctgaagtacctgaagccCCGCCTGAAGGTCACCATATCGCGCTGGCGCGACAAGATTCTCGGCGTGTTCGTGCCCTTCCACATTGAGTACCGGGTCGTCCAGCTCAACACTGGCAACTACGCTGCGACGCTGGACAACGGCCTCGTGGTCCTCGTTCCCACGTACATCAAGGTCAACGACCACATTGAGATAACCACCAAGGCGTGCGAGTTCCTGAGGCGCACGAAGATTAGCTAG
- a CDS encoding pepsinogen, with protein MFVSKIILNVVLPLSVINISLGRVDGETNNYVSQIKRCSDCSWSTVDGCRVCLHEGHNSQRYGKSGSESVSTIQLAKDNLELFKNGKISFALRSEGPFGSLGFNEKLHGSNFANVYNNEPKNTSRLRHHSSVLSADEVNEYIPLNQIKDSLYVGSMYVGSPPQLMHPIFDTGSTNMWVVGTNCDSETCKKVKRFNPSLSNTFKALAKPKRIHIRFGTGEIEGKPAKDVVKIGGMSFEQAFAVVEKENDPGSDFNVFERINFEGIVGLAFSEMSSIKAPSVLENLTKLNLLSHNEFSFYIGEDTRDALLMFGGANSEFYEGELKMFPVVREHYWEVALDEIYLGAEKICCKEKSYLIFDSGTSLNSVPSSEYSDFLSMIDKVRPQFPNSCFRSASVISTVSPSPTCWLGGEKIVIEPSQYIYKQGDHCTPAYMQLDVPSQFGHAYVLGSSGFMRYYFTLFRMGSGERPSMVGVAPAKRGPEVSKRARELALMNSEF; from the exons atgtttgtTAGCAAAATTATATTGAATGTTGTGTTGCCACTCTCAGTAATCAATATAAGTTTGGGCCGAGTGGATGGCGAAACCAACAATTATGTATCGCAAATAAAACGCTGCAGTGACTGCTCATGGTCCACTGTAGACGGGTGTAGAGTGTGCCTCCACGAAGGGCATAACTCACAG AGGTACGGGAAGAGCGGTAGCGAGTCGGTGTCAACAATACAGTTGGCCAAAGATAACCTTGAACTGTTTAAGAACGGCAAAATATCGTTCGCCTTGAGGTCGGAAGGGCCTTTTGGGTCCCTAGGGTTCAACGAAAAACTACACGGTAGCAACTTTGCAAACGTGTATAACAATGAGCCCAAAAATACTTCAAGATTAAGGCACCACTCAAGCGTGCTATCGGCAGACGAAGTAAACGAGTACATTCCTCTGAACCAAATTAAGGAT TCACTCTACGTCGGATCAATGTATGTCGGATCACCTCCTCAGCTGATGCATCCAATATTTGACACAGGAAGCAC CAACATGTGGGTTGTTGGCACCAATTGTGACAGTGAAACCTGTAAGAAGGTTAAAAGATTTAATCCATCTCTTtcaaacacatttaaagCTCTAGCGAAGCCCAAGAGGATACACATCAGG TTTGGCACTGGTGAAATCGAGGGGAAACCAGCCAAAGATGTTGTTAAGATAGGCGGAATGTCGTTTGAGCAGGCTTTTGCAGTggttgaaaaggaaaatgatCCTGGAAGTgattttaatgtgtttgaG AGAATCAACTTTGAGGGCATTGTTGGACTGGCGTTCTCCGAAATGTCGAGCATAAAGGCGCCGTCAGTGCTAGAAAACCTCACCAAGTTGAACTTGCTGTCCCACAACGAGTTCTCGTTCTACATTGGAGAGGACACGCGCGACGCGCTGCTAATGTTCGGAGGCGCAAACTCTGAGTTCTACGAGGGAGAGCTGAAGATGTTCCCAGTGGTCAGGGAGCACTACTGGGAGGTTGCGCTGGACGAAATATACCTGGGCGCCGAGAAGATTTGCTGCAAGGAGAAGAGCTACCTGATATTTGACTCCGGAACCTCGCTCAACAGTGTGCCGAGTTCCGAGTATTCCGACTTCCTGAGCATGATCGACAAGGTTCGTCCGCAGTTTCCTAACTCCTGTTTTAGAAGTGCATCAGTGATTTCGACGGTCTCACCATCACCTACGTGCTGGTTA GGCGGAGAGAAGATTGTTATTGAGCCGAGTCAGTACATATACAAGCAGGGCGACCACTGCACCCCGGCGTACATGCAGCTGGATGTGCCTTCTCAGTTTGGCCACGCCTACGTTCTAGGGTCCAGTGGATTTATGCGCTACTACTTCACGCTCTTCAGAATGGGCAGCGGAGAGAGACCATCAATG GTTGGTGTTGCTCCTGCCAAGAGGGGCCCTGAGGTGTCCAAGCGTGCTCGTGAACTAGCCCTAATGAACTCTGAATTTTAG
- a CDS encoding uncharacterized protein (Arv1-like protein family protein), which translates to MVVCVNCGLEVPTLYHVYNKTSFCLSTCEHCGKISDKYVEWELPLMIIDLFLFKVEVYRHLIHNYTSRPFKSGYKVGSKSNNYLIKVVLLLFSATILDSYSMLTTCNYLTQPSDFCYPEFESINKNTLNRLAGKFESHYNKTLQPFDFKFEGVDESLGNEYTESVSDLVEDLARSMLYYSRLKIFKRRGLNDEYCVRSYNKVVEILFLLFLQNPTLCTFSKNLTLDCKDISEVAVILLSALRVLSYCFYIALFNAFLRRAGKVRLKSHENCKCNSPELHKFMISYTDIVFSLLICFHIKALVLMMNIWYPRHTILIVIEFYIYLSHIVELTGVCNIPLLFSLFAVVTGAMLKLVVYFIWFTLLSRFNAGIFMRNNIT; encoded by the coding sequence ATGGTAGTTTGCGTTAACTGTGGGCTTGAGGTTCCCACTCTTTATCATGtgtacaataaaacaaGTTTCTGTCTGTCGACCTGCGAACATTGCGGGAAAATTTCCGACAAATATGTTGAGTGGGAACTCCCACTCATGATCATAGACCTCTTCCTGTTCAAGGTGGAGGTTTACAGGCACCTGATACACAATTACACCTCGCGGCCGTTCAAATCGGGGTATAAAGTGGGCTCGAAGAGCAACAACTACCTCATCAAGGTGGTCCTCCTGCTGTTCTCAGCAACAATCCTCGACAGCTACTCGATGCTCACCACCTGCAACTACCTGACTCAGCCCTCTGACTTCTGCTACCCAGAGTTCGAGTCCATTAACAAGAACACTCTGAACAGGCTGGCAGGTAAATTCGAAAGCCACTACAATAAAACACTGCAGCCGTTCGACTTCAAGTTTGAGGGAGTTGACGAGTCGCTAGGCAACGAGTACACGGAGTCGGTCTCAGATCTCGTCGAGGACTTGGCACGGAGCATGCTCTACTACTCGAGGCTGAAGATATTTAAGAGGCGAGGACTTAACGACGAGTACTGCGTGAGGAGCTACAACAAGGTCGTGGAGATACTGTTTCTGCTGTTTCTGCAAAACCCAACGCTCTGCACGTTCAGCAAGAACCTGACCCTGGACTGTAAGGACATAAGTGAAGTGGCGGTCATACTGCTCTCGGCCCTCAGGGTCTTGTCCTACTGCTTCTACATCGCATTGTTCAACGCCTTTCTGCGCAGGGCCGGGAAGGTTAGGCTCAAGTCGCACGAGAATTGCAAGTGCAACTCCCCGGAGCTACACAAGTTCATGATATCGTACACGGATATTGTTTTCTCGCTTCTCATTTGCTTCCACATCAAGGCGCTGGTGCTCATGATGAACATTTGGTATCCCAGACACACGATACTTATCGTCATTGAGTTCTACATATACCTCAGCCACATTGTGGAGTTGACTGGTGTTTGTAACATTCCACTTCTATTTTCACTGTTCGCCGTGGTCACTGGAGCTATGCTGAAGTTGGTAGTGTACTTTATCTGGTTCACGCTTTTGAGCCGTTTTAACGCGGGTATTTTCATGCGAAATAATATAACTTAA
- a CDS encoding uncharacterized protein (peptide chain release factor 1 family protein): MFPKSTLLHSLRCLNYNFLRKSFSFSDSNFFYLNSNLSFRNFTTNKKDLYHKQFSKLEKSLENVHYNTLMPLKDVVSLYSGYYDESLYKLFKSELLSLYYDLYLQILKLSDSKFKGIKSRLVETQTSMFSGEFHKISECDKVILQVKPGVGGDESARFASELFNMYTNICKDRGFRMLTHTDNAAEITGGTDFFKYEFGVHRVQRVPFNCKRIQTSSAVVTVVPHFALENTKLKSSDLHVETMRSSGSGGQSVNKSETAVRVTHIPSGISVSIRDTSSQIDNKSIAMELILKKLREKQESELEMVKSEVKSTQFRTGDRSEKIRTFNFMHDTITDHRCKLTLNGVDSFLDSGEGVDEIHQRLSSMEDSLIVDFMTENIDMIVEYYGIASKLK, encoded by the exons atgtttcCAAAAAGCACTTTATTACATTCACTAAGATGcttaaattacaattttcTTCGAAAatctttttctttttctgaTTCTAACTTCTTTTATCTTAACtctaatttatcatttagGAATTttacaacaaataaaaaagatttGTACCATAAacaattttcaaaattagaAAAATCACTAGAAAATGTACATTATAATACGTTGATGCCCTTGAAGGATGTGGTTTCTCTTTATTCGGGATATTATGATGAAAGTCTGTACAAGTTATTCAAGTCAgaattattatcattgtACTACGACTTATACCTTCAAATCCTCAAATTATCTGATTCTAAGTTTAAAGGGATAAAGTCCCGCCTGGTTGAAACACAAACCTCCATGTTTTCAGGAGAATTTCACAAAATCTCGGAGTGCGATAAGGTAATATTGCAG gtTAAACCTGGCGTAGGGGGAGATGAATCCGCACGTTTTGCTTCTGAActttttaatatgtatacgAATATATGCAAAGATAGGGGCTTTAGGATGCTGACACACACAGACAATGCTGCAGAGATAACAG GAGGAACTGATTTTTTCAAGTATGAATTTGGAGTTCACAGAGTTCAGAGGGTGCCCTTCAACTGCAAGAGGATTCAAACGTCCTCAGCCGTTGTGACTGTAGTTCCTCACTTCGCCCTCGAAAACACGAAACTTAAAAGCTCGGACTTGCACGTAGAGACCATGCGATCCAGTGGCTCTGGAGGCCAGAGCGTAAACAAGTCGGAAACAGCCGTGAGGGTTACCCACATTCCATCTGGGATCAGTGTTTCAATTAGGGACACCAGCAGCCAG ATAGACAACAAATCAATCGCAATGGAGCTGATTTTGAAAAAGCTTCGGGAAAAGCAGGAGTCGGAGCTTGAAATG GTCAAATCGGAAGTAAAGTCCACTCAATTTAGGACTGGCGACAGGagtgaaaaaataagaacaTTTAACTTCATGCACGACACTATAACCGATCACAGGTGCAAACTCACCCTCAACGGGGTGGATTCCTTCCTGGACTCAGGGGAGGGCGTGGACGAGATACACCAGAGGCTTTCCTCCATGGAAGACAGCTTGATTGTAGATTTCATGACGGAAAATATTGATATGATTGTCGAGTACTACGGAATCGCCAGCAAATTGAAGTAA
- a CDS encoding uncharacterized protein (ribosomal protein S6 family protein), which translates to MKPTLILILVIISGSQGLQVSPNSCNYNLYFISQSSFNYKNRKRSEFSLSASFTERLYKEIRRRIRRTRETVEQKRIRLEKEEKSKRDGLLYPPKTSYELYIAIDNQPLESVRNQFGHILSKLKKIGAENIHIYNLGLKTLVRPIKKRYEANFLLVNVTVYPSLINYIRLKLLEEKGVLRILVLRDDIADKQRRIYRDSNLYVRHPYFSKDKYKPLISRLKEPPNV; encoded by the exons ATGAAACCAACTCTTATACTGATATTAGTTATAATAAGTGGTAGTCAAGGATTACAAGTTTCACCAAATAGTTGTAATTACAAtctgtattttatatcacAATCAAGCTTTAATTACAAGAATCGAAAAAGATCA gaGTTTTCACTGAGTGCTAGTTTTACTGAACGCTTGTACAAAGAGATCCGACGTCGTATAAGGAGGACCAGAGAAACAGTAGAGCAAAAAAGAATTAGGCTcgagaaggaggaaaagtCGAAACGTGATGGTTTATTGTATCCACCAAAAACCAGTTACGAGTTATATATAGCAATAGATAACCAACCCTTGGAAAGTGTGAGAAACCAGTTTGGACACATACTGagtaaattgaaaaaaataggAGCggaaaatatacatatatataatttaggGCTAAAAACACTAGTGAGaccaataaaaaaaagaTATGAAGCAAATTTCCTATTAGTAAACGTAACAGTGTACCCAAGTTTAATCAATTACATTAGACTTAAGTTGTTGGAAGAGAAAGGAGTGCTACGCATATTGGTGTTGAGAGACGATATAGCAGATAAGCAGAGAAGAATATACAGAGATAGCAACTTGTATGTAAGGCACCCGTACTTTAGTAAGGATAAGTATAAGCCACTAATAAGTCGTCTAAAGGAACCGccaaatgtataa
- a CDS encoding uncharacterized protein (UBX domain containing protein): MTNIKSLGDYIDEDDASPFSYAGGHNSAIGIDGGGHVVNLYADGFVVNNGPFRPLSDPENARFIQDVKNGIAPPELQDGGHEVSVQLVDKQHTYFNPENDKSKTNNTMKHTISKTNSEWCLGDNNTTLRIKLHNGDLINLKISQEATIGDLRQFIARNSPEGAAGGLLYGYPPRVIGFMDSTTLKEADILNCNVIQNKT; encoded by the coding sequence atgacgAACATTAAGTCGTTGGGTGACTACATCGACGAAGACGACGCGAGTCCGTTCAGCTACGCAGGAGGCCACAACAGCGCAATAGGAATAGACGGAGGAGGGCACGTGGTAAACCTGTACGCAGACGGGTTCGTGGTAAACAATGGGCCCTTCAGACCCCTGAGTGACCCTGAAAACGCCCGATTCATCCAGGATGTTAAGAACGGGATTGCGCCGCCTGAGCTCCAAGACGGAGGCCACGAAGTGAGCGTGCAGCTGGTGGACAAGCAGCACACGTACTTCAACCCCGAAAACGACAAGTCGAAGACCAACAACACGATGAAGCACACGATTTCGAAGACGAACTCTGAATGGTGTCTGGGAGACAACAATACGACCCTCAGGATTAAGCTGCACAACGGCGACCTGATTAACCTAAAAATATCCCAGGAGGCTACGATTGGGGATCTGCGGCAGTTTATAGCGAGAAACAGTCCCGAGGGAGCCGCTGGAGGCCTGCTTTACGGGTATCCGCCCAGGGTCATCGGATTTATGGACTCAACAACACTCAAGGAGGCAGACATTCTCAACTGCAACGTAATCCAAAACAAAACTTAA
- a CDS encoding uncharacterized protein (protein kinase, core domain containing protein), whose amino-acid sequence MNDYSKESSNLQMERKVCISTPGDLKHTPLESSELRAGQKAQMLRRNEFQFMESISTQSGEDDFLKRNVEDSAVNSEKSVCLDSTNSVPGNEFKLGECKYLDPKQEIVNSQFSLNLSLLKRLSLSGTKLGGSPLKSDRAAQQPQKNLYVKGTNEPLPLKRYPSQESEYSQRSDMQSADSSRLSLCKEGFITPKDRLASEKQKFTLVKNHFNSGKQPLSSRSNESRDSFKSCDRYKNAPEHGMFQDSRAAQMEGSRPFHKSFKAASPSEQPMHSPSTHVDKSLTQSHLVSRAVHSSPKYTHRTLKDVKLTSPRDHKHSSHEYQNSHKHTQQSFKHIQYLPRDSDHGGKHTRLTSLKGAARPAKDPQKAQRHSHQPVFEEKARDLLSFVNDSNLGSQKQAQKPSRDDRKVHNGALAQPMGSPYLRNPAARVRNVHFWFKPFSTSKSSSLNAYNGLQVIESLTGNVQKSWHLEAIKGLDRNNYGELKMTMLRLSNSTFNLHPNRLLIRCRGSWDTIQEGSFGTVYLGFVEGLGNSAVKVPNAAMLNYDPVGVMKRFINEWDILSRCSHRNIVGIHGGIILGVFDIWLCTELVNGVDLHTVKYGSAYSFGSQIHQMLSGASASQQAFPGPGGHNVSANANAHLLCAPGVGSGNASSKNSSQLLGGGVAPSRKAQEGAKGVQQAYAGGVGGKAIGGANAAGSGLHQPFASNKARPAAYQLYAGLPGGLSGASLGLKAGAAPGSHGVKPVRAGVVNFKSASGASAAAALAGSTSGTTAGVTAGTTARAGVATTAAGAALASTTTPRGGATTSKLPSRTPRLIPPSAALKMCHQLADALVYLHTPCPGKGIVVHRDIKPENIIVDSEWNIKLCDFGDAFETSSGLISSVSGATWLYAPPELLLHPSISYPLTEKWDIWSFGCVVQEMFGYSGPFHHVVSMSDPPTVVCEKMVSAALRGLVPNIPNQLAKTKMGALILQCLDPVPDNRPSALDIKLMLQNSDILSP is encoded by the exons ATGAATGATTACTCAAAGGAGTCCtcaaatttacaaatggAGCGAAAAGTATGCATCTCGACTCCCGGGGATCTGAAGCATACACCCCTCGAGTCTTCCGAGCTCCGCGCAGGCCAGAAAGCGCAGATGCTGAGGCGAAATGAGTTCCAGTTCATGGAGTCTATCTCGACTCAGTCGGGAGAGGACGACTTTTTGAAGAGGAACGTGGAAGACTCGGCCGTCAACAGCGAAAAGAGCGTGTGTCTGGATTCCACAAACTCAGTCCCAGGCAACGAGTTTAAACTCGGGGAGTGCAAGTACCTGGACCCCAAGCAGGAGATCGTCAACTCGCAGTTTAGCCTAAACCTGAGCCTGCTTAAAAGGTTGAGCCTGTCCGGCACAAAGCTCGGAGGGTCGCCGCTCAAGTCAGACAGAGCCGCCCAGCAGCCTCAGAAAAATTTATACGTGAAAGGGACCAACGAGCCCCTGCCCCTAAAGCGCTACCCTTCCCAGGAGTCGGAGTATTCGCAGAGGTCTGATATGCAGTCAGCTGACTCAAGTCGCCTGAGTCTCTGCAAGGAGGGCTTTATCACACCTAAGGACCGGCTGGCCTCAGAGAAGCAGAAGTTCACGCTGGTCAAAAACCATTTTAACAGCGGGAAGCAGCCGCTGAGTTCGCGTAGCAACGAGTCCCGCGACAGCTTCAAGTCCTGCGACCGCTACAAAAACGCCCCCGAGCACGGCATGTTTCAGGACTCTCGCGCTGCGCAGATGGAGGGCTCCAGGCCGTTCCACAAGAGTTTTAAGGCTGCCAGCCCCTCGGAACAGCCCATGCACTCCCCGTCCACTCATGTTGACAAGTCGCTCACTCAGTCACACTTAGTTTCTCGCGCCGTTCACAGCAGTCCGAAATACACCCACAGGACCTTGAAGGATGTAAAATTGACATCCCCGCGCGACCACAAGCACAGTTCTCATGAGTACCAAAACTCACACAAGCACACACAGCAGTCTTTCAAGCACATACAGTATCTGCCCAGGGATTCAGACCACGGGGGGAAACACACGAGACTGACTTCCCTCAAGGGGGCTGCCCGCCCCGCGAAGGACCCTCAGAAGGCCCAGAGGCACTCTCACCAGCCTGTTTTCGAGGAGAAGGCCCGGGATTTGCTCTCTTTCGTCAACGACTCCAATCTCGGCTCCCAGAAGCAGGCTCAGAAGCCCTCGCGCGATGACCGCAAGGTCCACAACGGGGCTCTCGCGCAGCCCATGGGCTCCCCGTACCTCAGGAATCCTGCAGCTCGAGTTCGGAACGTCCACTTCTGGTTCAAGCCGTTTTCAACTTCCAAGTCGTCAAGTTTAAACGCCTACAACGgcctccag GTGATTGAATCTCTCACTGGAAACGTCCAGAAGTCCTGGCACCTCGAGGCCATCAAGGGGCTGGACCGCAACAACTACGGGGAACTCAAGATGACCATGCTCAGGCTCAGCAACAGCACGTTCAACCTGCACCCGAACCGACTTCTTATCCGCTGCCGCGGCAGCTGGGACACCATTCAGGAGGGCAGCTTCGGGACCGTGTACCTGGGCTTCGTCGAGGGCCTGGGCAACAGCGCAGTCAAGGTGCCCAACGCCGCAATGCTCAACTACGACCCCGTCGGCGTCATGAAGCGGTTCATCAACGAGTGGGACATCCTCTCGCGCTGCTCCCACCGGAACATCGTCGGCATCCACGGCGGCATCATCCTCGGCGTCTTCGACATCTGGCTCTGCACTGAGCTCGTGAACGGCGTCGACCTGCACACCGTCAAGTACGGGAGCGCCTACAGCTTCGGGAGTCAGATCCACCAGATGTTAAGCGGCGCCTCGGCCTCCCAGCAGGCTTTCCCCGGCCCCGGCGGCCACAACGTTAGCGCAAACGCCAACGCGCACCTTCTCTGCGCCCCAGGCGTCGGCAGCGGCAACGCCAGCTCCAAGAACTCGAGCCAGCTTCTCGGCGGTGGAGTCGCCCCGAGCAGAAAGGCCCAGGAGGGTGCAAAGGGCGTTCAGCAGGCCTACGCTGGCGGCGTCGGCGGCAAGGCCATCGGTGGCGCCAACGCTGCTGGCTCTGGCCTTCACCAGCCCTTTGCCAGCAACAAGGCCCGCCCTGCTGCCTACCAGCTCTACGCTGGGCTTCCCGGCGGCCTTTCTGGCGCCAGCCTCGGCCTCAAGGCTGGCGCCGCCCCCGGGAGCCACGGCGTGAAGCCTGTGCGTGCTGGCGTTGTCAATTTCAAGTCTGCTTCTGGCGCGTCTGCCGCCGCCGCTCTGGCCGGTTCCACTTCTGGCACTACTGCTGGTGTTACTGCTGGCACTACTGCTAGAGCTGGTGTTGCCActactgctgctggtgctgctcTGGCCAGCACCACCACTCCCAGGGGCGGTGCTACCACCTCGAAGCTCCCCTCGCGGACTCCTCGCCTCATTCCTCCGAGTGCCGCCTTGAAGATGTGCCACCAGCTCGCCGACGCCCTCGTTTACCTGCACACTCCCTGCCCCGGCAAGGGCATCGTCGTTCACCGCGACATTAAGCCTGAGAACATCATCGTCGACTCCGAGTGGAACATAAAGCTCTGCGACTTCGGGGACGCCTTTGAGACCAGCAGTGGCCTCATCAGCTCCGTCTCCGGCGCCACGTGGCTCTACGCGCCTCCCGAGCTTCTGCTCCACCCTTCGATCAG CTACCCTCTCACTGAGAAGTGGGACATTTGGTCCTTCGGCTGCGTCGTCCAGGAGATGTTTGGCTACAGCGGTCCTTTTCACCACGTCGTCAGCATGAGTGACCCTCCCACTGTCGTCTGCGAGAAGATGGTTTCCGCTGCTCTTCGCGGCCTCGTTCCCAACATTCCCAACCAGCTTGCCAAGACTAAGATGGGTGCTTTGATTCTTCAGTGTCTCGACCCTGTTCCTGACAACCGTCCTTCTGCTCTTGACATTAAGCTGATGCTTCAGAACTCCGACATTCTGAGTCCGTGA
- a CDS encoding U2 snRNP auxiliary factor: MAEHLARIIGTEEDRVNCPFFWKIGACRHGDQCSRTHYKPSAAQTLVIRHMYQNPPVAIAIAEGQMISDELLDKAADHFEEFFEEVFLELMKYGEIEDMVVCDNIGDHIIGNVYIKYTDESAACRAVTSLSGRYYGGRPIQCEYTPVTDFREARCRQFVEGQCRRGGYCNFMHIKHVPRSLRRKLMKRMYEEFPEYKRRSPRGSHRNRSRSPQRPKRQTSEERRDMIEQWNREREAKTAGDN; the protein is encoded by the exons ATGGCTGAGCATTTAGCTAGGATTATTGGCACAGAGGAGGACAGGGTTAACTGCCCTTTTTTCTGGAAAATAGGAGCGTGCCGACATGGAGACCAGTGTAGTAGAACCCATTACAAGCCTTCCGCTGCCCAAACTCTTGTCATTAGACATATGTACCAAAATCCTCCTGTAGCAATCGCAATTGCTGAGGGACAAATga TATCTGATGAGTTACTGGATAAGGCCGCAGACCATTTTGAGGAATTTTTTGAGGAAGTCTTTCTTGAGCTAATGAAATACGGGGAAATTGAGGATATGGTAGTGTGCGATAACATTGGAGACCATATCATTGGAAACgtttacattaaatacacaGACGAAAGTGCCGCCTGTAGAGCTGTGACCTCGCTCTCAGGAAGATATTACGGAg GTCGACCTATACAGTGCGAATATACGCCTGTAACAGACTTCAGGGAGGCCAGATGCAGGCAGTTTGTAGAAGGCCAATGTAGAAGAGGTGGATACTGTAATTTTATGCACATAAAGCACGTTCCACGCTCCCTTAGAAGGAAACTAATGAAAAGAATGTACGAAGAATTCCCGGAATACAAAAGAAGATCACCAAGAGGCTCACATCGCAATAG ATCCAGGAGCCCACAAAGGCCCAAGAGGCAAACGAGTGAAGAACGCCGAGATATGATTGAGCAGTGGAACAGAGAAAGAGAAGCGAAAACCGCCGGagataattaa